Proteins found in one Actinokineospora alba genomic segment:
- a CDS encoding bifunctional metallophosphatase/5'-nucleotidase, whose protein sequence is MPGARPVLRYAMPVALAAAVMVAIPLTSPSSGPQAEAWTPMSPVAVDYAAESAAGTARGRLLGFNDFHGALEPPIGSGGLVNGNPAGGVEYLATYVERLRAQGEANGEKVLTVGAGDLVGATPLISAAFHDEPSIEVLSALGLNIASVGNHEFDEGVDELKRLQNGGCHPVDGCQDGDGFDGADFRYLSANVVDKQTRKPILRPYEIKMVQGVPVAFVGMTLEGTPSIVNPAGIASVDFLDEIETANSYAGQLSRLGIKSMVLLIHEGGQQNSPPTPQDPSSCANFAGPITNIVAGLRPEYGLVVSGHTHRFYSCALPNSSGANSVVTSAGSNGTLVTDIGVKLDRKTRKFTNISARNVIVENGVKNADGTWAKDAQGNFIRNPDLVNAAAKAIVDKYRAAVAPLANKVVGSITADITRAVTAAGESALGDVIADAQLAYTSSQQAQIALMNPGGIRADLSYAFSPGGEQPGQVTYGEAFTVQPFNNLVVTQTLTGAQLKEVLEQQFAGYAGQATTKFLQVSAGFSYSYDTTLALGSRVSQMAYNGVPIDPAASYKVTSNDFLANGGDGFTKLSLGTGRVYAPGFDVDALVAHLTNAAPVAPGPRDRITKIA, encoded by the coding sequence GTGCCAGGTGCAAGACCAGTTCTCCGCTACGCCATGCCCGTCGCGCTCGCCGCGGCCGTCATGGTCGCGATCCCGCTGACCTCACCGTCCAGCGGTCCCCAGGCCGAGGCGTGGACCCCCATGTCGCCGGTCGCGGTCGACTACGCGGCGGAATCGGCCGCGGGCACCGCGCGGGGCAGGCTGCTGGGCTTCAACGACTTCCACGGCGCGCTCGAGCCGCCCATCGGCAGCGGCGGCCTGGTGAACGGCAACCCCGCCGGTGGCGTGGAGTACCTCGCGACCTATGTGGAGCGGCTGCGCGCCCAGGGCGAGGCCAACGGCGAGAAGGTGCTGACCGTCGGCGCTGGCGACCTCGTCGGCGCGACCCCGCTGATCAGCGCCGCGTTCCACGACGAGCCGTCGATCGAGGTGCTCAGCGCGCTCGGCCTGAACATCGCCTCGGTCGGCAACCACGAGTTCGACGAGGGTGTCGACGAGCTCAAGCGCCTGCAGAACGGCGGCTGCCACCCGGTCGACGGCTGTCAGGACGGCGACGGCTTCGACGGCGCGGACTTCCGCTACCTGTCGGCGAACGTGGTCGACAAGCAGACCCGCAAGCCGATCCTGCGCCCCTACGAGATCAAGATGGTCCAGGGCGTCCCGGTGGCCTTCGTCGGCATGACGCTCGAGGGCACGCCCAGCATCGTGAACCCGGCGGGCATCGCGAGCGTGGACTTCCTCGACGAGATCGAGACCGCGAACTCCTACGCGGGCCAGCTGAGCAGGCTCGGCATCAAGTCGATGGTGCTGCTGATCCACGAGGGCGGCCAGCAGAACTCCCCGCCCACCCCGCAGGACCCGTCGAGCTGCGCGAACTTCGCGGGGCCGATCACCAACATCGTCGCCGGGCTGCGCCCGGAGTACGGCCTGGTGGTCTCCGGGCACACGCACCGCTTCTACAGCTGCGCGCTGCCGAACTCGTCGGGTGCGAACAGCGTGGTCACCAGCGCGGGCTCCAACGGCACGCTGGTCACCGACATCGGCGTCAAGCTGGACCGCAAGACGCGCAAGTTCACCAACATCTCCGCGCGCAACGTGATCGTGGAGAACGGCGTCAAGAACGCGGACGGCACGTGGGCGAAGGACGCGCAGGGCAACTTCATCCGCAACCCCGACCTGGTGAACGCGGCGGCGAAGGCCATCGTGGACAAGTACCGGGCGGCTGTCGCGCCGTTGGCGAACAAGGTCGTCGGGTCCATTACCGCCGACATCACGCGAGCCGTCACCGCCGCGGGTGAGAGCGCCCTGGGCGATGTGATCGCGGACGCGCAGCTGGCGTACACGAGTTCGCAGCAGGCGCAGATCGCGCTGATGAACCCGGGCGGCATCCGCGCGGACCTCAGCTACGCGTTCTCACCGGGCGGTGAGCAGCCGGGCCAGGTCACCTACGGCGAGGCGTTCACCGTGCAGCCGTTCAACAACCTGGTGGTGACGCAGACGCTGACGGGCGCGCAGCTCAAGGAGGTGCTCGAGCAGCAGTTCGCCGGGTACGCGGGGCAGGCGACGACGAAGTTCCTGCAGGTGTCGGCGGGCTTCTCGTACTCCTATGACACCACGTTGGCACTGGGTTCCCGGGTGTCGCAGATGGCGTACAACGGTGTGCCGATCGACCCGGCCGCGAGCTACAAGGTGACGTCGAACGACTTCCTCGCCAACGGTGGGGACGGGTTCACCAAGCTGTCGCTGGGGACCGGGCGGGTCTACGCGCCCGGGTTCGACGTGGACGCCTTGGTGGCGCACCTGACGAACGCGGCGCCGGTGGCTCCGGGACCGCGAGACCGGATCACCAAGATCGCTTGA
- a CDS encoding DNA-3-methyladenine glycosylase, with amino-acid sequence MGGTGTDRVLTRAELAVDPVVAAQRLLGCVLESRTDEGTVAIRLVEVEAYRGGDDPASHCYRGRTPRNDVMFGPAGHLYVYFVYGMHFCANIVSLTDGVPGAVLLRAGEVVSGVELARLRRPTARRDAELAKGPARLTTALGLHRPHNGVDLTDPDSPVRVLAADPLPADTIQAGPRVGVAVAMDVPWRFWVDGSPAVSGYRRGGKARTRT; translated from the coding sequence TTGGGCGGAACAGGCACCGACCGCGTCCTGACGCGAGCCGAACTCGCCGTAGACCCGGTCGTCGCAGCCCAGCGGTTGTTGGGCTGCGTCCTGGAATCACGCACCGACGAGGGCACCGTCGCCATCCGCCTGGTCGAGGTGGAGGCCTACCGCGGCGGCGACGACCCGGCCTCGCACTGCTACCGCGGCCGGACCCCACGCAACGACGTGATGTTCGGCCCGGCGGGCCACCTGTACGTCTACTTCGTCTACGGCATGCACTTCTGCGCCAACATCGTGTCCCTGACCGACGGCGTCCCCGGCGCCGTCCTCCTGCGCGCCGGGGAAGTCGTCTCCGGGGTGGAACTCGCCCGCCTGCGCCGCCCCACCGCCCGCCGCGACGCGGAGCTGGCGAAAGGCCCGGCCAGGCTCACCACAGCCCTGGGCCTGCACCGCCCCCACAACGGCGTCGACCTCACCGACCCGGACTCACCCGTCCGCGTCCTCGCCGCCGACCCACTGCCCGCGGACACCATCCAGGCAGGCCCCCGCGTCGGCGTGGCAGTCGCGATGGACGTTCCCTGGCGGTTCTGGGTCGATGGCTCCCCAGCGGTCAGCGGCTACCGCCGAGGCGGTAAAGCCCGTACCCGCACCTGA
- the argH gene encoding argininosuccinate lyase: MSEQEPTALWGGRFSSGPAEAMAALSLSTHFDWRLARYDIAGSRAHARVLHGANLLTADELTGMIEALDVLEADVVSGAFTPVLADEDVHTALERGLMDRAGKDLGGKLRAGRSRNDQIATLFRMYLRDAARFIAGGVLDVVEALLFQAQRHPDAAMPGRTHLQHAQPVLLAHHLLAHTQSLLRDVDRLRDWDKRAAVSPYGSGALAGSSLGLDPAAIAAELGFDAPAENSIDGTASRDFAAEFAFAVAMLGVNLSRIAEEVIIWTTAEFAYATLDDAWATGSSIMPQKKNPDVAELTRGKSGRLIGNLTGLLATLKAQPLAYNRDLQEDKEPVFDSVDQLKLLLPAIAGMLSTLTFHTDRLAELAPAGFTLATDIAEWLVREGVPFRVAHEAAGDCVRRAEDRGVGLADLTDAELAEVNPSLTPKVREVLTVTGSIASRDAYGGTAPQRVAEQRDRVVRRIEEYRTWAEQAPTAS, encoded by the coding sequence GTGAGCGAGCAGGAACCCACCGCACTGTGGGGTGGGCGGTTCAGTTCCGGACCGGCCGAAGCCATGGCGGCCCTGAGCCTGTCGACCCACTTCGACTGGCGACTGGCCCGCTACGACATCGCAGGCTCCCGAGCCCACGCCCGCGTCCTGCACGGCGCGAACCTGCTCACCGCGGACGAACTCACCGGCATGATCGAGGCGCTGGACGTCCTGGAGGCCGACGTGGTCTCCGGGGCGTTCACCCCCGTCCTCGCCGACGAGGACGTCCACACCGCCCTCGAACGCGGCCTCATGGACCGCGCGGGCAAAGACCTCGGCGGCAAACTCCGCGCGGGCCGGTCCCGCAACGACCAGATCGCCACCCTGTTCCGCATGTACCTGCGCGACGCCGCCAGGTTCATCGCCGGTGGTGTCCTCGACGTCGTCGAAGCCCTGCTGTTCCAGGCGCAGCGCCACCCCGACGCCGCCATGCCCGGCCGCACCCACCTGCAGCACGCCCAGCCCGTGCTGCTCGCCCACCACCTGCTGGCCCACACCCAGTCCCTCCTGCGCGACGTCGACCGCCTGCGCGACTGGGACAAGCGCGCCGCCGTGTCGCCCTACGGCTCCGGCGCGCTCGCCGGCTCCTCGCTGGGCCTCGACCCGGCCGCCATCGCCGCCGAACTCGGCTTCGACGCGCCCGCGGAGAACTCCATCGACGGCACCGCCTCGCGCGACTTCGCCGCCGAGTTCGCCTTCGCCGTGGCCATGCTCGGCGTCAACCTGTCCAGGATCGCCGAAGAAGTGATCATCTGGACGACCGCCGAGTTCGCCTACGCCACCCTCGACGACGCCTGGGCCACCGGCAGCTCGATCATGCCGCAGAAGAAGAACCCCGACGTCGCCGAACTGACCCGCGGCAAGTCCGGCAGGCTCATCGGCAACCTCACCGGCCTGCTCGCCACCCTCAAGGCGCAACCGCTTGCCTACAACCGTGATCTGCAGGAAGACAAGGAGCCGGTCTTCGACTCCGTCGACCAGCTCAAGCTCCTGCTCCCCGCGATCGCGGGCATGCTCTCGACCCTGACCTTCCACACCGACCGCCTCGCCGAACTCGCCCCCGCGGGCTTCACCCTCGCCACCGACATCGCCGAGTGGCTGGTGCGCGAAGGCGTCCCGTTCCGCGTCGCCCACGAAGCCGCGGGCGACTGCGTCCGGCGCGCCGAGGACCGGGGAGTGGGCCTGGCCGACCTGACCGACGCCGAACTGGCCGAGGTCAACCCGTCGCTCACCCCGAAGGTCCGCGAAGTCCTCACGGTCACCGGCTCCATCGCCTCGCGCGATGCGTACGGTGGAACCGCGCCCCAACGGGTCGCGGAACAGCGTGACCGTGTCGTGCGGCGGATCGAGGAGTACCGGACTTGGGCGGAACAGGCACCGACCGCGTCCTGA
- a CDS encoding argininosuccinate synthase yields the protein MSDRVVLAYSGGLDTSVAIGWIAEETGAEVVAVAVDVGQGGEDLDTIRKRALECGAVEAVVADARDEFAEQYCLPTLQANALYMDRYPLVSAISRPVIVKHLVEAAKYHGATTVSHGCTGKGNDQVRFEVGIGALAPDLKVIAPVRDFAWTREKAIAWAEDRNLPIDVSKKSPYSIDQNVWGRAVETGFLEDIWNSPIEDVYEYTSNPAEPRDADEVVITFDKGVPVAIDGQTVTMLQAIQELNRRAGAQGIGRIDIVEDRLVGIKSREVYEAPGAMALITAHQELENVTVERDLARFKKSVAQRWAELVYDGLWFSPLKYALDAFIAETQEYVSGDVRMTMHGGRATVTGRKSDVSLYDFNLATYDEGDTFDQGLAKGFVQLWGLPSKIAAKRAQQH from the coding sequence ATGAGTGACAGGGTGGTGTTGGCCTACTCGGGTGGGCTGGACACGTCGGTGGCCATCGGCTGGATCGCCGAGGAGACCGGTGCCGAGGTCGTCGCGGTCGCGGTGGACGTCGGCCAGGGCGGCGAGGACCTCGACACGATCCGCAAGCGCGCCCTCGAATGCGGCGCCGTCGAAGCGGTCGTCGCCGACGCCCGCGACGAGTTCGCCGAGCAGTACTGCCTGCCCACGCTGCAGGCCAACGCGCTCTACATGGACCGCTACCCGCTGGTCTCGGCCATCTCGCGCCCGGTGATCGTCAAGCACCTCGTCGAGGCCGCCAAGTACCACGGCGCGACCACCGTCTCCCACGGCTGCACCGGCAAGGGCAACGACCAGGTCCGCTTCGAGGTCGGCATCGGCGCCCTCGCCCCCGACCTGAAGGTCATCGCCCCGGTCCGCGACTTCGCGTGGACCCGGGAGAAGGCCATCGCCTGGGCCGAGGACCGCAACCTGCCCATCGACGTGTCGAAGAAGTCGCCGTACTCCATCGACCAGAACGTCTGGGGCCGCGCCGTCGAGACGGGCTTCCTCGAGGACATCTGGAACTCCCCGATCGAGGACGTCTACGAGTACACCTCGAACCCGGCCGAGCCCCGCGACGCCGACGAGGTGGTCATCACCTTCGACAAGGGCGTCCCGGTCGCCATCGACGGCCAGACCGTCACCATGCTGCAGGCCATCCAGGAGCTCAACCGGCGCGCGGGCGCCCAGGGCATCGGCCGCATCGACATCGTCGAGGACCGCCTGGTCGGCATCAAGAGCCGCGAGGTCTACGAGGCCCCCGGCGCCATGGCGCTGATCACCGCGCACCAGGAACTCGAGAACGTCACCGTCGAGCGCGACCTGGCCCGCTTCAAGAAGAGCGTCGCCCAGCGCTGGGCCGAACTGGTCTACGACGGCCTCTGGTTCTCCCCGCTGAAGTACGCCCTGGACGCCTTCATCGCCGAGACCCAGGAATACGTCTCCGGCGACGTCCGCATGACCATGCACGGCGGCCGCGCCACCGTCACCGGCCGCAAGTCGGACGTCAGCCTGTACGACTTCAACCTGGCCACCTACGACGAGGGCGACACCTTCGACCAGGGCCTCGCCAAGGGCTTCGTCCAGCTCTGGGGCCTCCCCAGCAAGATCGCCGCAAAGCGCGCACAGCAGCACTAG
- a CDS encoding arginine repressor — MTASASTRAARQARIVELVSERAIRSQTELATLLGAEGIDVTQATLSRDLDELGAVKLRGADGGAPVYVIPEDGNPVRGVQGGTARLVRLLSELLVSADSSANLAVLRTPPGAAGFLASAIDRAALIDIVGTIAGDDTLMVIVRPPLCGQDMAERFTAMAARTGNGSPDLPKQGESNE, encoded by the coding sequence ATGACCGCCTCCGCCTCCACCAGAGCCGCCCGCCAGGCCCGCATCGTCGAGCTGGTGTCCGAGCGCGCCATCCGCAGCCAGACCGAACTTGCCACGCTGCTCGGCGCCGAAGGCATCGACGTCACCCAGGCCACGCTGTCGCGCGACCTCGACGAACTCGGCGCCGTGAAGCTGCGCGGCGCCGACGGGGGAGCCCCCGTCTACGTCATCCCGGAGGACGGCAACCCCGTCCGCGGCGTCCAGGGCGGCACCGCCCGGCTGGTGCGGCTGCTCAGCGAGCTGCTGGTCTCCGCGGACAGCTCCGCGAACCTCGCGGTCCTGCGCACCCCGCCGGGCGCGGCGGGCTTCCTCGCCAGCGCCATCGACCGCGCCGCCCTCATCGACATCGTCGGCACCATCGCGGGCGACGACACCCTCATGGTGATCGTCCGCCCGCCGCTGTGCGGCCAGGACATGGCCGAGCGGTTCACCGCCATGGCAGCACGCACCGGTAATGGATCCCCAGACTTGCCAAAACAAGGAGAGAGCAATGAGTGA
- the argF gene encoding ornithine carbamoyltransferase, translating into MVRHFLRDDDLSPDDQREVLTLAKALKGAPLAQRPLEGLSVATIFEKNSTRTRLSFEVGIQQLGGQPIVVDGRTMQLGREETIEDTSRVLSRYVDMVAWRTYAQKRIEAMAAGASVPVINALSDEFHPCQVLADLQTIEERHGKLAGLTATYLGDGANNMSHSMLLGGATAGMHVRVVAPEGFLPLSEVVLDAKRRAAETGGSVTLLTDPHAAVDGSDVLVTDTWTSMGQENDGKDRVTPFRKLQINTGLLERAAPGAIVLHCLPAHRGWEITDEVIDGPASAVWDEAENRLHAQKALMAWLVANR; encoded by the coding sequence ATGGTCCGGCATTTCCTGCGAGACGACGATCTCTCACCAGACGACCAGCGCGAGGTCCTCACCCTCGCGAAGGCGCTCAAGGGCGCCCCGCTGGCCCAGCGCCCGCTCGAGGGCCTGTCGGTGGCGACGATCTTCGAGAAGAACTCGACCCGCACCCGGCTGTCCTTCGAGGTCGGCATCCAGCAACTCGGCGGCCAGCCCATCGTCGTCGACGGCCGCACCATGCAGTTGGGTCGCGAAGAGACGATCGAGGACACCTCACGGGTGCTGTCCCGCTACGTCGACATGGTCGCGTGGCGCACGTACGCGCAGAAGCGCATCGAGGCGATGGCCGCGGGCGCGAGCGTCCCGGTGATCAACGCGCTGTCCGACGAGTTCCACCCCTGCCAGGTCCTCGCCGACCTGCAGACCATCGAGGAACGCCACGGCAAGCTCGCCGGCCTCACCGCCACCTACCTCGGCGACGGCGCCAACAACATGTCCCACTCGATGCTGCTCGGCGGCGCGACCGCGGGCATGCACGTGCGGGTCGTCGCCCCCGAAGGGTTCCTGCCGCTGTCGGAGGTCGTGCTCGACGCCAAGCGCCGCGCCGCCGAGACCGGCGGCAGCGTCACCCTGCTCACCGACCCGCACGCCGCGGTCGACGGCTCCGACGTGCTCGTCACCGACACGTGGACGTCGATGGGCCAGGAGAACGACGGCAAGGACCGGGTGACCCCGTTCCGCAAGCTGCAGATCAACACCGGCCTGCTGGAGCGGGCCGCCCCCGGTGCGATCGTGCTGCACTGCCTGCCCGCGCACCGCGGCTGGGAGATCACCGACGAGGTCATCGACGGCCCCGCCAGCGCGGTGTGGGACGAAGCAGAGAACCGGCTGCACGCGCAGAAGGCGCTCATGGCGTGGCTGGTGGCGAACCGATGA
- a CDS encoding acetylornithine transaminase: MIESNVDGQARWKSALMDNYGTPKLTIVRGEGSRVWDADGNRYLDLLSGIATNALGHAHPAVVEAVTSQIATLGHTSNLYINQQSVELADAILDVAGLTGQAKVLFCNSGAEANEAAFKLTRLTGKTKIIACEGAFHGRTMGALALTGQPAKRTPFEPLDAGVVHIPFGDVEALRSAVDSDTAAVFIEPILGEGGVVVAPDGYLQAAREITAKAGALLVLDEVQTGVGRLGHWFAFQQAGITPDIITLAKGLGGGLPLGACVGIGAAADLFAPGHHGTTFGGNPVACAAGLAVLRTIAADGLLDHVAALGKHLTAGIEDLHHPLVSGVRGRGLLLGVGLTKPVSAAVSAAALDKGFLVNNVQPDALRLAPPLILTDAEADEFLSALPAILDTAQES, encoded by the coding sequence ATGATCGAATCCAATGTGGACGGCCAGGCGCGGTGGAAGTCCGCGCTGATGGACAACTACGGCACGCCGAAGCTGACCATCGTGCGCGGCGAGGGCTCGCGAGTGTGGGACGCCGACGGCAACCGCTACCTCGATCTGCTCAGCGGCATCGCGACCAACGCCCTCGGTCACGCACACCCGGCCGTCGTCGAGGCCGTGACCAGCCAGATCGCCACCCTCGGCCACACGTCGAACCTCTACATCAACCAGCAGTCCGTGGAGCTGGCCGACGCGATCCTCGACGTCGCGGGCCTGACCGGCCAGGCCAAGGTGCTGTTCTGCAACTCCGGCGCCGAGGCCAACGAGGCCGCGTTCAAGCTCACCCGGCTCACCGGCAAGACCAAGATCATCGCCTGTGAGGGCGCCTTCCACGGCCGCACGATGGGCGCGCTCGCGCTCACCGGGCAGCCCGCCAAGCGCACCCCGTTCGAGCCGCTCGACGCCGGAGTCGTGCACATCCCGTTCGGCGACGTCGAAGCCCTTCGGTCCGCTGTGGACAGTGACACCGCCGCGGTCTTCATCGAGCCGATCCTCGGCGAGGGCGGCGTTGTCGTCGCCCCCGACGGCTACCTGCAGGCCGCCCGCGAGATCACCGCGAAGGCGGGCGCGCTGCTCGTTCTCGACGAGGTGCAGACCGGCGTCGGCAGGCTCGGCCACTGGTTCGCCTTCCAGCAGGCGGGCATCACCCCCGACATCATCACCCTCGCCAAGGGCCTCGGCGGCGGCCTGCCGCTCGGCGCCTGCGTCGGCATCGGCGCGGCGGCCGACCTGTTCGCCCCCGGCCACCACGGCACGACCTTCGGCGGCAACCCGGTCGCCTGCGCCGCCGGTCTCGCGGTGCTGCGCACCATCGCCGCCGACGGCCTGCTCGACCACGTCGCCGCCCTGGGCAAGCACCTCACCGCCGGGATCGAAGACCTGCACCACCCGCTGGTCTCCGGCGTGCGCGGCCGAGGCCTGCTCCTCGGTGTCGGCCTGACCAAGCCGGTGTCGGCCGCTGTTTCCGCCGCCGCGCTGGACAAGGGATTCCTCGTCAACAACGTCCAGCCCGACGCGCTGCGGCTCGCGCCCCCGCTGATCCTCACCGACGCCGAGGCCGACGAATTCCTCTCGGCGCTTCCCGCCATCCTCGACACCGCACAGGAGAGCTGA
- the argB gene encoding acetylglutamate kinase: MGIDTAKAKANVLVEALPWLQRFHGALVVVKYGGNAMVDESLKRAFAEDMVFLRLAGLRPVVVHGGGPQISAMLNRLGIEGEFQAGLRVTNAETMDVVRMVLTGQVSRELVGLINQHGPYAVGISGEDAHLFTAERRTATVDGVEVDLGQVGDVVHVNPEAVMDIVNAGRIPVVSTVAPDRDGLPHNVNADTAAAALAIALEAEKLVVLTDVEGLYADWPDKSSLLHEIRATELEKLLPGLESGMVPKMEACLRAVVGGVPKAHVIDGRLAHSVLLEVFTSSGVGTMVLPDEGES, translated from the coding sequence ATGGGAATTGACACAGCGAAGGCCAAGGCAAATGTCCTGGTTGAGGCGCTGCCGTGGCTGCAGCGCTTCCACGGCGCGCTCGTGGTGGTCAAGTACGGCGGCAACGCCATGGTCGACGAGTCGCTCAAGCGCGCCTTCGCCGAGGACATGGTGTTCCTGCGGCTCGCGGGCCTGCGCCCGGTCGTCGTCCACGGCGGCGGCCCGCAGATCAGCGCCATGCTCAACCGGCTCGGCATCGAGGGCGAGTTCCAGGCGGGCCTGCGGGTCACCAACGCCGAGACCATGGACGTCGTCCGGATGGTCCTCACCGGCCAGGTCAGCCGCGAACTCGTCGGCCTGATCAACCAGCACGGCCCGTACGCGGTCGGCATCTCCGGTGAGGACGCCCACCTGTTCACCGCCGAGCGGCGCACCGCCACGGTCGACGGCGTCGAGGTCGACCTCGGCCAGGTCGGCGACGTCGTGCACGTCAACCCCGAAGCCGTGATGGACATCGTCAACGCGGGCCGCATCCCGGTCGTGTCGACCGTCGCGCCCGACCGCGATGGCCTGCCGCACAACGTGAACGCCGACACCGCCGCCGCCGCGCTGGCCATCGCGCTGGAGGCGGAGAAGCTCGTCGTGCTGACCGACGTCGAGGGCCTCTACGCCGACTGGCCGGACAAGTCGTCGCTGCTGCACGAGATCCGCGCGACGGAGCTCGAAAAACTGTTGCCAGGCTTGGAAAGCGGCATGGTGCCGAAGATGGAGGCGTGCCTGCGCGCGGTCGTCGGCGGGGTGCCCAAGGCGCACGTCATCGATGGGCGGCTGGCGCACTCGGTGCTGCTCGAGGTGTTCACCAGCAGCGGTGTGGGGACCATGGTGCTGCCGGACGAGGGGGAGTCATGA
- the argJ gene encoding bifunctional glutamate N-acetyltransferase/amino-acid acetyltransferase ArgJ gives MDRAQGVASAQGFRAAGVAAGIKANGKPDLTLVVNDGPATQAAGVFTRNKVKAAPVLWSQQVLTTGKLKAVVLNSGGANACTGPEGFQDSHATAEKVADVLGVGAIDVAVCSTGLIGERLPMDAVRSGIDLAAKELASGADAGLAAATAVMTTDTVPKQTAFTHADGWVIGGFAKGAGMCAPNMATMLSVITSDAQIDPAAVEPALRSAVEFTFNRLDVDGGTSTNDTVLLLVSGASGVAVSEAEFTEALSAVCADLVAQLQADAEGVTKHVTITVNGAANDSEALAAARIVAQDNLCKTAFFASDPNWGRIAMAVGNAPTDFDQQKLDITINGVTVCRAGGRGEDRSAADLTGRDIDVVIDLHAGEGSGTILTTDLSHAYVEENSAYSS, from the coding sequence ATCGACCGTGCCCAGGGCGTCGCGTCGGCGCAGGGGTTCCGCGCGGCGGGCGTCGCCGCCGGGATCAAGGCGAACGGCAAGCCCGACCTGACGCTGGTCGTCAACGACGGTCCCGCGACCCAGGCGGCCGGTGTGTTCACCCGCAACAAGGTCAAGGCCGCGCCCGTCCTCTGGTCGCAGCAGGTCCTGACCACCGGCAAGCTCAAGGCCGTCGTCCTCAACTCCGGCGGGGCCAACGCCTGCACCGGCCCCGAGGGCTTCCAGGACTCCCACGCCACCGCCGAGAAGGTCGCCGACGTCCTCGGCGTCGGCGCGATCGACGTCGCCGTCTGCTCCACCGGCCTGATCGGCGAGCGGCTGCCGATGGACGCGGTCCGCTCCGGCATCGACCTTGCCGCCAAGGAACTGGCCTCCGGCGCCGACGCGGGCCTCGCCGCCGCCACCGCCGTGATGACCACCGACACCGTCCCGAAGCAGACCGCGTTCACCCACGCCGACGGCTGGGTCATCGGCGGTTTCGCGAAGGGCGCGGGCATGTGCGCGCCGAACATGGCCACGATGCTGTCGGTCATCACTTCCGACGCCCAGATCGACCCGGCCGCCGTCGAGCCCGCGCTTCGCTCCGCGGTGGAGTTCACCTTCAACCGGCTCGACGTCGACGGCGGCACCTCCACCAACGACACCGTCCTGCTCCTGGTCTCCGGCGCGTCCGGCGTCGCGGTGTCGGAGGCGGAGTTCACCGAGGCGCTCAGCGCCGTCTGCGCCGACCTGGTCGCCCAGTTGCAGGCCGACGCCGAGGGCGTCACCAAGCACGTCACGATCACGGTCAACGGCGCCGCCAACGACAGCGAAGCGCTCGCCGCGGCGCGGATCGTCGCCCAGGACAACCTGTGCAAGACCGCGTTCTTCGCCTCCGACCCCAACTGGGGCCGCATCGCGATGGCCGTGGGCAACGCGCCGACCGACTTCGACCAGCAGAAGCTCGACATCACCATCAACGGCGTCACCGTGTGCCGCGCGGGCGGCCGGGGCGAGGACCGCTCCGCCGCCGACCTGACCGGCCGCGACATCGACGTGGTGATCGACCTGCACGCGGGCGAGGGCAGCGGGACGATTCTCACCACCGACCTTTCCCACGCGTACGTCGAAGAGAACAGCGCTTACTCGTCATGA